A genomic region of Manihot esculenta cultivar AM560-2 chromosome 15, M.esculenta_v8, whole genome shotgun sequence contains the following coding sequences:
- the LOC110601569 gene encoding beta-amylase 3, chloroplastic, whose product MTLTLHSSTSFINLNDTKSIKTPDDFSGTVCFTQIKLSCRLRAKHAIQEVQLSHDNNFMMKSRSDKWEKLHAISGPHSSNVAKVPVFVMLPLDTMTLGGNLNKPRAMNASLMALKSAGVEGVMVDAWWGLVEKDAPLKYKWEGYAELVQMVQKHGLKLQVVMSFHQCGGNVGDSCSIPLPPWVLEEISKNPDLVYTDRSGRRNPEYISLGCDSIPVLRGRTPIQVYTDYMRSFQNRFKDYLGETIVEIQVGMGPCGELRYPAYPESNGTWRFPGIGEFQCYDKYMKASLEAAAEAIGKRDWGRGGPHDAGHYNQFPEETGFFQRGGTWNTDYGQFFLEWYSGKLLDHGDRILAAAKGIFQGSGAKLSGKVAGIHWHYRTRSHAAELTAGYYNTRHHDGYLPVARMFSKQGVVFNFTCMEMRDQEQPESANCSPEGLVRQVKMVTRTAGIELAGENALERYDAGAYAQVLATSRSESGNQLAAFTYLRMNKKLFERSNWRHLVEFVKSMSEQGQNKRLAECDSRGTDLYVGFIKDKNVKRTKEAALA is encoded by the exons ATGACCTTAACACTGCATTCATCAACTTCTTTTATCAATCTGAATGACAccaaaagcatcaaaacccctgATGATTTCTCCGGCACAGTTTGCTTCACGCAAATCAAGCTATCATGCCGCCTTAGAGCAAAGCATGCAATCCAAGAAGTACAGCTTTCACATGATAATAACTTCATGATGAAGAGCAGAAGTGACAAGTGGGAGAAGCTACATGCAATATCAGGTCCTCATAGTAGCAATGTTGCTAAGGTGCCTGTGTTTGTGATGCTGCCGCTTGACACAATGACACTAGGGGGAAATTTGAATAAGCCACGAGCAATGAATGCTAGCTTGATGGCCTTGAAGAGTGCAGGTGTAGAAGGAGTGATGGTTGATGCCTGGTGGGGTCTAGTGGAGAAAGATGCACCTCTCAAGTACAAATGGGAAGGATATGCTGAGCTTGTGCAGATGGTGCAAAAGCATGGCCTGAAGCTTCAAGTTGTTATGTCCTTCCATCAGTGTGGAGGGAATGTTGGAGACTCATGCAG CATTCCCCTGCCTCCATGGGTGCTTGAAGAGATTAGTAAGAATCCTGATCTTGTCTACACAGACAGATCAGGTCGGAGGAATCCCGAGTATATATCCTTGGGTTGTGACTCAATACCAGTGCTCAGAGGAAGAACACCCATACAGGTGTACACTGATTACATGAGGAGCTTTCAGAACAGATTCAAAGATTACCTAGGTGAAACTATTGTG GAAATTCAAGTGGGGATGGGACCCTGCGGAGAGCTAagatacccagcttatccagaAAGCAATGGAACATGGAGGTTTCCTGGAATTGGTGAATTCCAATGCTATGACAAG TACATGAAAGCTTCACTGGAAGCAGCAGCTGAAGCAATTGGAAAGAGGGACTGGGGACGAGGTGGACCCCATGATGCTGGCCATTACAATCAATTTCCTGAAGAAACTGGATTTTTCCAAAGAGGTGGAACATGGAACACTGATTATGGACAGTTTTTCTTAGAATGGTACTCAGGCAAGCTACTGGATCATGGTGACAGAATCCTAGCAGCTGCGAAAGGAATATTTCAAGGATCTGGAGCAAAGCTATCTGGAAAAGTAGCTGGAATTCATTGGCATTACAGAACAAGATCTCATGCAGCTGAACTCACAGCAGGTTACTACAACACCAGACACCACGATGGCTACCTACCAGTAGCACGAATGTTTAGCAAACAAGGAGTTGTATTCAATTTCACCTGCATGGAAATGCGAGATCAAGAACAACCTGAAAGCGCAAACTGCTCACCAGAAGGATTAGTGCGGCAGGTGAAGATGGTCACAAGAACTGCTGGAATTGAACTGGCTGGAGAAAATGCATTGGAGAGGTATGATGCAGGTGCATACGCACAAGTTTTAGCAACAAGTAGATCAGAATCTGGCAACCAATTGGCAGCATTTACGTATCTAAGAATGAATAAGAAGCTGTTCGAAAGGAGTAATTGGCGACACCTTGTGGAGTTTGTAAAAAGCATGTCAGAACAGGGCCAAAACAAAAGACTAGCTGAGTGCGACTCCAGAGGAACAGACCTTTATGTTGGCTTTATCAAAGACAAGAATGTCAAAAGGACCAAGGAAGCTGCTCTTGCATAA